Proteins co-encoded in one Dyella humicola genomic window:
- a CDS encoding FG-GAP repeat domain-containing protein has protein sequence MKTTLLSLALGLLATTANADVPSVDFNSLPVLQASTPIPGNTRIPGDFNGDGYSDLPWFNPTTNQFGYWTMTATAGTPNVQSGNVTRTGGSLWNVTPGYVVGAIGDFNGDGYADLVWTSASNDLWLWTNNKQGGFTSTQIGSYPSQWQLVGAGDVDGDGYDDLLWMDPSECKFAYWTMRGGVRTGYKIIDVACGYHPIAIGYFTPSNRISIMWTSPAHDLYVWDSTGSGFLSYNLSSFVSTDTTWAIGGGYQGVGIGISTRGGSSASSATGEGYLLNRSFDQNGHQSAVSTTFLWGGAGNWSYTQATYLIVGNGLNSTSLYYTDQAQWTLQNGGLPTPLMYWTGNAPNPGAGPFWVYPQGWYVIGAPGNGASPFPWK, from the coding sequence ATGAAGACGACCTTGTTGTCCTTGGCGCTGGGTTTGCTCGCCACGACCGCAAATGCGGATGTACCGAGTGTGGACTTCAATTCTCTGCCGGTACTCCAGGCTTCCACGCCCATCCCGGGCAACACTCGCATTCCGGGAGATTTCAACGGCGACGGGTATTCCGATTTACCGTGGTTCAATCCGACGACCAATCAGTTCGGCTACTGGACCATGACCGCTACCGCTGGCACTCCCAATGTCCAGTCCGGCAACGTGACGCGCACGGGTGGCAGCCTGTGGAATGTCACGCCAGGTTATGTCGTGGGTGCGATCGGCGACTTCAACGGCGACGGATACGCCGATCTCGTATGGACGAGCGCTTCGAACGACCTGTGGCTCTGGACCAACAACAAACAAGGCGGCTTCACATCCACCCAGATCGGCAGCTATCCGAGCCAGTGGCAACTTGTGGGTGCGGGCGACGTGGATGGTGATGGCTACGACGACCTGCTTTGGATGGATCCTTCCGAGTGCAAATTCGCCTACTGGACCATGCGTGGCGGGGTGCGCACGGGCTACAAGATCATTGATGTCGCGTGCGGCTATCATCCGATAGCCATTGGCTATTTCACCCCAAGCAATCGCATCAGCATCATGTGGACGAGCCCTGCACACGACCTATACGTATGGGACAGCACGGGCTCTGGCTTCCTGTCCTACAACCTGAGCTCTTTCGTCAGCACGGACACCACGTGGGCAATCGGCGGCGGTTACCAGGGCGTCGGCATTGGCATCAGCACGCGTGGGGGTTCGAGTGCCAGCAGCGCCACGGGTGAGGGGTATCTGCTCAATCGCTCCTTCGACCAGAACGGCCACCAGAGCGCTGTGAGTACCACGTTTCTTTGGGGCGGCGCGGGCAACTGGAGCTACACGCAGGCCACGTACCTCATCGTCGGCAACGGCCTTAACTCGACCAGTCTGTACTACACCGACCAGGCACAGTGGACGCTGCAAAACGGTGGTCTTCCCACGCCTCTTATGTACTGGACGGGCAACGCCCCCAATCCCGGGGCGGGCCCCTTCTGGGTTTACCCCCAGGGCTGGTACGTCATCGGAGCTCCAGGGAACGGCGCATCGCCCTTCCCATGGAAATAA
- a CDS encoding Imm70 family immunity protein: MGLYLCIFDGDGELDGIQVGSYADFNFFRNSVVRVAEGGVAGSRCPTLNSHHDSDGEWSPSECSMLIKEIELINDAFEGPPAIDFNSKWQTDVARNSGIVPKNLAECFFDVDGEPLLDRLKALAERGKRLGLPILFQ, translated from the coding sequence ATGGGACTCTATCTTTGTATCTTTGACGGGGATGGCGAACTCGATGGCATCCAGGTTGGTTCTTACGCAGACTTCAATTTCTTTCGTAATTCGGTAGTCAGGGTTGCTGAAGGCGGTGTGGCTGGATCTCGTTGCCCAACACTGAACAGTCACCATGATAGCGACGGTGAGTGGTCACCTTCCGAGTGCTCGATGTTGATCAAAGAGATCGAGCTGATCAATGACGCTTTCGAGGGGCCTCCTGCCATCGATTTCAATTCAAAGTGGCAAACGGATGTCGCGCGCAACAGCGGGATTGTTCCGAAAAATCTTGCCGAGTGCTTCTTTGATGTTGACGGTGAGCCGCTTCTTGATCGGCTTAAAGCGCTCGCGGAGCGTGGCAAGCGATTGGGGCTTCCGATTCTGTTTCAATAG
- a CDS encoding ribonuclease E inhibitor RraB produces the protein MSIVEELMQTATSDTDLLRTLDGQGDDFSVPRDVDFLMRAPSQERAELVANFINDNQYGVATAEESGGKHSVNIVIRMPVQQHLALSVSGFMACVATLFGLDYDGWGCIAQKSAQHIVAE, from the coding sequence ATGTCGATAGTCGAAGAATTGATGCAAACGGCTACGTCCGATACCGACTTGCTTAGAACGCTAGATGGCCAAGGGGATGACTTCAGCGTTCCGCGCGATGTCGACTTCCTCATGCGCGCGCCGTCACAAGAAAGGGCGGAACTTGTCGCCAATTTCATCAATGACAACCAGTACGGAGTTGCGACTGCCGAAGAGTCCGGTGGGAAGCACAGCGTCAACATCGTAATTCGGATGCCTGTCCAACAGCACCTAGCTTTATCTGTGTCCGGTTTCATGGCGTGTGTCGCGACACTGTTCGGTCTCGACTACGATGGGTGGGGATGCATTGCACAGAAGAGCGCTCAACACATAGTCGCGGAATGA
- a CDS encoding MOSC domain-containing protein has translation MRVDEIWRYPVKTMAGERLQRVRMGQLGIVGDRIVHVENAAGRVITSRTHSRFLGHKGVLGPDGEPLVDGRRWDSPEVAADVADIAGPGARLVRYLGVERFDVLPLLVATDGSIAAFGHDRRRLRPNIVIAGVEGLTERIWPGCCLRIGKVLIGVQDLRLRCIMTSYDPDTLMQDKEITRDIYRRFEGKLALNCFVIDPGWIAVNDEVQLVRGRACIEPADTGVFEEYSRS, from the coding sequence ATGCGGGTTGACGAGATCTGGCGATATCCTGTCAAGACGATGGCCGGAGAGCGATTGCAGCGTGTCCGCATGGGACAGCTGGGCATCGTGGGCGACCGAATCGTGCACGTTGAAAACGCGGCTGGACGTGTAATCACCTCGCGGACTCATTCGCGTTTTCTTGGCCATAAGGGTGTGCTCGGTCCGGATGGGGAACCTCTGGTCGACGGCAGGCGATGGGACTCTCCGGAGGTCGCTGCCGATGTTGCGGACATCGCTGGACCTGGCGCGAGGTTGGTCCGCTACCTGGGTGTAGAACGCTTCGACGTCCTGCCGCTATTGGTGGCGACCGACGGGTCGATCGCTGCCTTCGGTCATGACCGTCGACGCTTGCGGCCTAACATCGTAATTGCGGGCGTTGAAGGGTTGACCGAACGTATCTGGCCCGGCTGCTGCCTGCGGATAGGCAAGGTGCTCATTGGTGTCCAAGATCTGCGCCTCCGCTGCATCATGACGTCGTACGACCCCGACACGCTGATGCAAGACAAAGAGATCACCCGTGATATCTATCGCCGCTTCGAGGGCAAGTTGGCGCTCAACTGTTTCGTGATCGATCCGGGCTGGATCGCGGTAAACGACGAGGTACAACTGGTGCGTGGCCGCGCCTGCATCGAGCCCGCCGACACTGGAGTCTTCGAAGAGTATTCCCGCAGTTAG
- a CDS encoding outer membrane protein → MRKLLFNVSMAAAMIAAPIASHAEVPSGNGDLFVSGSVGQSHTDVAGLTNKNDTAYGLNFGYRYNDTWGLETGYVDLGKPEANGNIDGYDYKAKLHVSGWTVGGNGKFNFAQHWFVSGRLGIFFSSTKLTESLAGSGSDQIKTNDVNWYAGVGAGYNFNRHLSLSINYDRYTAKAKTILTNTNSPHMLSGTLEYRFGV, encoded by the coding sequence ATGCGTAAACTGCTGTTCAATGTGTCGATGGCTGCCGCAATGATTGCGGCCCCCATCGCCAGTCACGCCGAAGTGCCAAGCGGAAACGGCGATCTCTTTGTCAGTGGCAGCGTCGGTCAATCGCATACCGACGTTGCTGGCCTGACCAACAAAAACGATACCGCGTACGGCTTGAACTTTGGCTATCGATACAATGACACTTGGGGTCTTGAAACGGGCTACGTCGATCTGGGCAAGCCCGAAGCCAACGGCAATATCGATGGCTACGACTACAAAGCGAAGCTGCACGTTTCAGGCTGGACCGTCGGCGGCAACGGTAAGTTCAACTTTGCGCAGCACTGGTTTGTAAGCGGACGTCTAGGCATCTTCTTCTCCAGCACCAAGCTGACGGAGAGTTTGGCTGGGTCGGGATCGGACCAGATCAAAACCAACGATGTGAATTGGTATGCCGGTGTGGGCGCGGGCTACAACTTCAATCGCCACCTGAGCCTTAGCATCAACTACGACCGCTACACCGCCAAGGCCAAGACCATTCTCACAAATACCAACAGCCCGCACATGCTGTCGGGAACGCTCGAGTACCGATTTGGCGTCTGA
- a CDS encoding DUF3320 domain-containing protein: MADEKGAPGSNQTVSKEHGIEEEGTSEADVATRGNSEDPLVRQAVIKLFDDTRKRLVETGTRNRLVHVNRSNTRGNVLNIVNERSDIVYALFSSGKTMRFAALGHDEEEGRGEVVLANADEPGVEEGRYTDHQLDTRLGSDALQKKLLKIAREAQTAEEESGINFLYLAMGFVTWYEDKSSSLPREAPLVLLPVELCRNARTSTYDIRVREEDALTNLPLQQRLKDDFGIDLPELEIGEGWKPSDYFSLVEGVISARDRWKIDPDAIQLGFFSFSKLLMYRDLDIGGWEGDALAAHGLIKGLLYERFEPEEPLFKLSDRLDDVLPPEKLFHVIDADASQAKVIEEVRAGRNLVVEGPPGTGKSQTITNIVAAAVKEGKRVLFLAEKMAALSVVHDRLVKVGLGDVCLELHSRGANKKSVLGELARTLSQANVVPGVPGAPLALRETRDRLNGLAATLHRPIGNTGETAYSVLGRQSLFIGNDCPPPSLEAECLGSMSREAEVQLLAVIEDYGAMLGAGERGTSNPFEGSRNLDLQPVDLARLASMLSLARDSVAALATAMRAPVKALGTAGPNTFKAVADMADVLERLEGLPADGSDVARAVLGASDIPRLQEALRAGANWRKAYNEATTVFVESAFASSAEQLRGRLAAGIHSFFARWSSGYRGASRELAGLLREGLPKNASQRVERVDHLLAIAGLKTNWESDRDYCGRVLGDAWRDDKSDFAKLLAIADWCARLSEISVEMAWHKAVDLASEAGAVASMRRTLQEAAPVASNAVQKVVKLLDLDLAVLGEEQFASVDLAAMGMCFGKMAEATDRYGSWAKQARLQETLIEAGLSELEKRMRLGVLNGASASAELRYARAESLWKLALAQNSDLRGLAHERRHDLVATFVRLERERLKDNVTSILAGHLGQMPQGALGEMGVIRGEIAKKRAHMALRRLFKNAGTAIQRIKPVLLMSPISVAQFLPPGSISFDLLVIDEASQVRPEDALGAIARASQIVVVGDTKQLPPSSFFDRLMADDEDEAEGDDENAGPDLLGGAAKVGDMESILTLCEARGLPRRMLKWHYRSRDPSLIEVSNHEFYEDDLVLPPSPLQKDPAYGLCFTRVDGVYDKGGKRDNRKEGDAIVDRVAEHARLNPSQSLGIVTFSFAQRNLITLLLEERRRHDATVDDFLREGQKEDLFVKNIENVQGDERDVILISVGYGPSVAGGRLTSMIFGPVNSEGGERRLNVLFTRARIRCEVFASFDPSDIDLSRTTQAGPRILKRFLDFARTGRLDDSAPTGADADSPFEEDVADVIRGFGFLADAQVGSAGFRIDLGIRHPDKPGAYILAVECDGATYHSALWARERDRLRQDVLEHLGWRFHRIWSTDWFYNRSVEIERLRAVLSDARGSLEQGLRIEGANQGRSEPAASAKPEATAMEVPPVLERQMPPYKRAVVPVRSTCEPHEAPVSVLAELVQKIVSAEGPIHVEEVARRVAASFAREKAGSRILAATHAALALARRGNTDLLTDGNFWYTQTQADMPPVRDRSAETGATIKADSISMLEIRAALKIARDDNAGGGDADLIRTVARLMGFRRVGADLQARIAAGLAT, from the coding sequence ATGGCCGATGAAAAGGGTGCGCCCGGGTCAAATCAAACAGTCTCTAAAGAGCACGGCATCGAAGAGGAAGGCACTTCGGAGGCGGATGTTGCTACGAGAGGAAACAGCGAGGATCCGTTAGTCCGGCAGGCGGTCATCAAGTTGTTCGACGATACGCGAAAGCGGTTGGTCGAAACAGGGACGCGTAATCGCCTTGTTCACGTCAATCGCAGCAATACGCGCGGCAATGTGCTGAATATCGTCAACGAGCGATCGGACATTGTTTACGCCTTATTTTCTAGCGGCAAAACCATGCGATTCGCAGCCTTGGGTCATGACGAGGAGGAGGGCCGCGGAGAAGTCGTCCTCGCCAATGCGGACGAGCCTGGTGTCGAAGAAGGGCGCTATACCGATCATCAACTCGATACCCGGCTTGGCTCGGATGCACTCCAGAAAAAGCTGCTGAAGATCGCGCGGGAGGCCCAGACGGCGGAAGAGGAGTCCGGCATCAACTTCCTCTACCTCGCGATGGGTTTCGTGACTTGGTATGAGGACAAATCGTCGAGCCTGCCGCGCGAGGCTCCGTTGGTTCTGCTCCCGGTCGAATTGTGCCGCAACGCTCGCACTTCGACTTATGACATCCGCGTCCGTGAGGAAGATGCACTGACCAATCTCCCGCTTCAGCAACGGCTGAAGGACGATTTCGGGATCGATCTCCCTGAACTCGAAATCGGCGAGGGTTGGAAGCCATCCGACTATTTTTCGTTGGTTGAGGGTGTGATATCCGCGCGTGACCGCTGGAAGATCGACCCCGACGCTATCCAGCTTGGCTTTTTCAGTTTCAGCAAACTGCTGATGTATCGCGACCTGGACATCGGCGGCTGGGAGGGTGATGCGCTAGCCGCTCACGGGCTGATCAAAGGGTTGCTTTACGAGCGCTTCGAACCCGAAGAGCCGCTGTTCAAACTTAGCGACCGGCTGGATGACGTGCTGCCACCGGAAAAGCTGTTTCACGTTATCGACGCCGATGCCTCACAGGCCAAAGTCATTGAAGAGGTTCGCGCCGGGCGCAATCTAGTGGTTGAAGGCCCGCCGGGAACGGGTAAGTCGCAGACCATCACCAATATTGTCGCGGCGGCCGTCAAGGAGGGTAAGCGGGTTTTGTTCCTTGCCGAAAAGATGGCGGCGCTATCGGTTGTGCACGATCGGCTGGTCAAGGTGGGGCTTGGCGATGTATGCCTCGAACTGCATTCCAGGGGCGCGAACAAGAAATCCGTTCTCGGAGAACTGGCGCGCACTTTGTCGCAAGCGAACGTGGTGCCCGGGGTCCCTGGGGCGCCACTAGCCCTCAGGGAAACTCGAGACCGGCTGAACGGTTTGGCGGCAACTTTGCATCGCCCCATCGGCAATACCGGGGAGACTGCGTACAGCGTGCTTGGCCGCCAATCGCTGTTCATTGGCAATGACTGTCCACCTCCCAGCCTCGAGGCAGAATGCCTAGGTTCCATGTCGCGAGAGGCCGAGGTCCAATTATTGGCGGTCATTGAAGACTACGGTGCCATGTTAGGCGCCGGTGAGCGCGGCACGTCGAATCCCTTCGAGGGTTCGCGCAATCTTGACCTTCAGCCAGTGGATTTGGCTCGGCTAGCCTCCATGCTTTCCCTTGCGCGGGATAGCGTTGCCGCGCTTGCCACCGCCATGCGCGCCCCCGTAAAGGCGTTGGGCACTGCTGGCCCGAACACTTTCAAGGCTGTCGCGGACATGGCGGATGTCTTGGAGCGTCTCGAGGGACTGCCGGCCGACGGTTCAGACGTTGCCCGTGCGGTTCTCGGAGCTTCCGATATTCCCCGTCTTCAGGAAGCGTTGCGGGCCGGAGCCAACTGGCGCAAGGCCTACAACGAAGCCACCACTGTGTTTGTGGAGTCCGCATTTGCCAGTTCCGCTGAGCAATTGCGTGGCCGGCTGGCGGCAGGTATCCATTCGTTCTTTGCGCGCTGGAGTAGCGGCTATCGCGGCGCATCGCGCGAGCTGGCAGGGCTATTGCGGGAAGGCTTGCCAAAAAACGCCTCTCAAAGGGTAGAGCGGGTAGATCATCTATTGGCGATAGCAGGGCTGAAAACAAATTGGGAGTCCGACCGAGATTATTGCGGCCGCGTTCTAGGCGATGCGTGGCGGGATGACAAGAGTGACTTTGCAAAATTGCTGGCGATTGCTGACTGGTGTGCTCGCTTGTCAGAAATTTCAGTCGAGATGGCATGGCACAAAGCGGTCGACCTAGCCAGCGAAGCGGGTGCGGTTGCGTCGATGCGGCGGACACTTCAGGAAGCAGCGCCGGTCGCCAGCAATGCCGTTCAAAAGGTTGTGAAGCTGCTCGATCTGGACCTCGCTGTTCTGGGCGAAGAGCAGTTTGCATCGGTTGACTTGGCTGCAATGGGTATGTGCTTCGGCAAAATGGCCGAAGCAACCGATCGATATGGGTCATGGGCAAAACAGGCTCGATTGCAAGAGACGCTGATTGAGGCGGGCTTGTCCGAGTTGGAAAAACGTATGCGCCTCGGTGTTCTGAATGGCGCTAGTGCGAGTGCGGAGTTGCGCTATGCCCGCGCGGAAAGCCTTTGGAAACTAGCGCTTGCCCAAAACTCGGACCTGCGCGGGCTTGCCCATGAGCGGCGGCATGATCTGGTTGCGACATTTGTCAGACTGGAGCGAGAGCGCCTTAAGGACAATGTGACCAGCATCCTTGCTGGTCATCTCGGGCAAATGCCGCAAGGCGCCCTGGGCGAAATGGGAGTAATTCGCGGCGAGATTGCCAAAAAGCGCGCTCATATGGCACTACGCCGATTGTTTAAAAACGCCGGAACCGCAATTCAGCGGATCAAGCCAGTTTTATTGATGAGCCCGATTTCGGTGGCGCAATTCCTGCCGCCGGGAAGCATTTCCTTCGACCTTTTGGTAATCGACGAGGCGTCGCAGGTTCGCCCTGAGGATGCGTTGGGGGCCATCGCGCGCGCCAGTCAGATTGTGGTTGTCGGAGACACTAAGCAACTTCCTCCATCCTCTTTCTTCGATCGACTAATGGCCGATGACGAAGATGAGGCGGAGGGGGATGACGAGAATGCCGGCCCTGATCTGCTTGGAGGTGCCGCAAAAGTAGGCGACATGGAAAGTATCCTTACTCTCTGCGAGGCACGTGGGCTGCCGAGACGAATGCTGAAATGGCACTATCGTTCGCGAGATCCGTCGTTGATTGAGGTATCCAACCACGAGTTTTATGAAGATGATCTTGTCCTGCCGCCATCACCATTACAGAAGGACCCGGCCTATGGGCTATGTTTCACAAGGGTAGACGGCGTTTATGACAAAGGTGGCAAGCGGGATAACCGCAAAGAAGGCGATGCCATCGTTGATCGCGTTGCAGAGCACGCCCGGCTGAATCCATCACAATCGCTCGGTATCGTCACCTTCTCGTTTGCCCAGCGCAACCTCATCACCCTCTTGCTCGAGGAGAGGCGGCGGCACGATGCCACTGTCGACGATTTTTTGCGTGAGGGGCAAAAAGAAGACCTATTCGTCAAGAATATCGAGAACGTGCAGGGGGACGAGCGCGACGTCATTCTCATCAGCGTCGGCTATGGCCCGTCCGTCGCAGGCGGCAGACTGACCAGCATGATATTCGGTCCCGTCAATAGCGAGGGTGGCGAGCGGCGCCTCAACGTACTGTTCACCCGCGCCCGCATCCGCTGCGAGGTCTTCGCGTCTTTTGATCCTAGCGACATTGACCTTAGTCGGACGACGCAGGCGGGTCCGCGCATTCTTAAGCGTTTTCTCGATTTCGCAAGAACGGGACGCTTGGACGACAGCGCTCCGACCGGGGCGGATGCAGATTCACCCTTTGAGGAAGATGTCGCCGATGTGATCCGAGGTTTTGGCTTCCTGGCAGATGCGCAGGTCGGCTCGGCAGGATTTCGTATAGATCTCGGTATACGGCACCCAGACAAGCCAGGGGCTTACATTCTGGCCGTCGAGTGCGATGGAGCCACCTATCACAGCGCGCTGTGGGCGAGGGAGCGGGATCGACTGCGCCAAGATGTACTCGAACACCTTGGCTGGCGCTTCCACCGCATTTGGAGCACCGATTGGTTTTACAACCGAAGCGTGGAAATCGAACGCTTGCGCGCGGTGCTATCGGACGCGCGCGGAAGCTTGGAACAGGGGTTGCGGATCGAAGGAGCCAATCAGGGTCGTTCTGAACCTGCTGCATCGGCGAAACCGGAGGCTACTGCCATGGAAGTGCCCCCAGTTTTGGAGCGGCAGATGCCGCCCTATAAGCGGGCAGTGGTTCCGGTGAGAAGCACTTGCGAACCACATGAGGCACCTGTGTCTGTGCTTGCGGAACTGGTTCAGAAAATCGTGAGCGCTGAAGGGCCGATCCATGTGGAAGAGGTTGCGAGACGAGTTGCGGCAAGTTTCGCAAGGGAAAAGGCAGGCTCGCGTATTCTGGCAGCCACCCACGCGGCGCTTGCACTCGCCCGACGCGGGAATACCGATCTGCTGACTGATGGGAACTTTTGGTATACCCAGACTCAGGCTGATATGCCTCCGGTGCGCGATCGCTCTGCGGAAACCGGGGCAACAATCAAGGCGGACAGCATCTCTATGTTAGAGATCAGGGCGGCCCTGAAGATTGCCCGCGACGACAATGCCGGGGGCGGCGATGCGGACCTAATTCGAACTGTTGCACGGTTGATGGGCTTCAGGCGCGTAGGAGCAGATCTTCAAGCAAGGATAGCCGCAGGGCTGGCCACATAG
- a CDS encoding DHCW motif cupin fold protein yields MKIPALPFTLTDWSHVQPTLHPGETGEARWRTFAMGDMRVRLVEYSAGYLADHWCDRGHVLYVLEGELHTELKDGRRFVLTPGMSYQVSDYGDAAHRSSTATGAKLFIVD; encoded by the coding sequence ATGAAGATCCCCGCCCTGCCGTTCACACTCACTGACTGGTCGCATGTGCAGCCCACCCTACATCCCGGCGAAACGGGGGAGGCGCGCTGGCGGACGTTTGCCATGGGCGATATGCGCGTGCGTCTGGTCGAGTACAGCGCGGGCTATCTCGCCGATCACTGGTGCGACCGCGGCCATGTGCTCTACGTGCTTGAAGGCGAGCTGCACACGGAACTGAAAGACGGTCGTCGTTTCGTTCTCACGCCCGGCATGAGCTATCAGGTTTCCGACTACGGCGACGCGGCCCACCGATCGTCCACCGCGACGGGCGCCAAGCTTTTCATCGTCGATTAG
- a CDS encoding DHCW motif cupin fold protein, whose amino-acid sequence MRLVDYSAGYLADHWCERGHGLYVLEGELHTELKDGRRFVLTPGMSYQVSGYGDAAHRSSTATGAKLFIVD is encoded by the coding sequence GTGCGTCTGGTCGACTACAGCGCGGGGTATCTCGCCGATCACTGGTGCGAGCGCGGCCATGGGCTCTACGTGCTTGAAGGCGAGCTGCACACGGAACTGAAAGACGGTCGTCGTTTCGTTCTCACGCCCGGCATGAGTTATCAGGTTTCCGGCTACGGCGACGCGGCCCACCGATCGTCCACCGCGACGGGCGCCAAGCTTTTCATCGTCGATTGA
- a CDS encoding FxLYD domain-containing protein — translation MRYRLAAAALAIAAIFSISPSANAFQVGAGRRVRVDNYRVERDVRPGRNWVVGRAVNISGRRLRDVRVRFRVFDARGRQIGWASDGIMDMRAGQSWRFRASAAGNVSRAKFASADGR, via the coding sequence ATGCGCTATCGACTTGCCGCCGCGGCCCTGGCCATCGCGGCGATCTTCAGCATCAGCCCCAGCGCGAACGCCTTCCAAGTAGGGGCTGGCCGGCGGGTGCGGGTAGATAACTACCGCGTGGAACGCGATGTCCGTCCAGGCAGGAATTGGGTCGTCGGAAGGGCCGTGAACATCAGTGGCCGCCGATTGCGTGATGTGCGTGTTCGATTCCGTGTCTTCGACGCCCGCGGCCGGCAGATCGGCTGGGCATCGGACGGGATCATGGACATGCGGGCCGGACAGAGTTGGCGCTTCCGTGCGTCAGCGGCAGGCAACGTCAGTCGCGCCAAGTTTGCCAGCGCCGACGGCAGGTAA
- a CDS encoding SDR family oxidoreductase, with product MWQQIHRTARRRTEAVRIRSKAGTFHALAFGRNSGKAGSGSLPTDSRSEPDSVLCAQLCNTFDGFERFFFGSRTSSCPRWFKVSPRHAIGASHQLIGETNMSRLINKVALVTGASSGIGRATAKLFAAEGANVVIGARRQSELDSLVKEIEQAGGQAVALAGDVRSEAYAKALVDLAVTRFGQLDVAFNNAGTLGEAGASTEVSEAGWNETLAINLTGSFLGAKHQVAQMLKNGGGSVIFTSTFVGHSFAFPGVAAYAASKSGLIGLTQALAAEFGPQGVRVNAVLPGAVDTDMYRDMNNTAESQAFVTNLHALKRVATPEELARSVLYFASDDSAFVTGTASLVDGGASITRT from the coding sequence GTGTGGCAGCAAATTCATCGCACGGCCAGGCGACGAACTGAAGCCGTTCGCATTCGATCCAAGGCGGGCACTTTCCATGCGCTGGCCTTTGGCCGAAATTCCGGTAAAGCGGGATCGGGTTCACTTCCCACCGATTCAAGAAGTGAACCTGACTCCGTTCTTTGCGCACAGCTCTGCAACACGTTCGATGGTTTCGAACGTTTCTTCTTTGGCAGCCGCACGTCTTCCTGCCCCCGTTGGTTCAAGGTATCTCCAAGGCACGCCATCGGCGCTAGCCATCAACTAATTGGAGAAACCAACATGTCTCGACTCATCAACAAAGTTGCCCTGGTGACCGGTGCCAGTTCAGGCATTGGCCGAGCCACGGCAAAACTGTTTGCTGCCGAGGGTGCCAACGTTGTGATTGGTGCGCGCCGTCAGTCGGAGCTCGATTCCCTGGTGAAGGAAATTGAGCAGGCCGGCGGCCAGGCCGTTGCGCTGGCGGGCGATGTGCGCTCGGAGGCCTATGCCAAGGCGCTCGTCGACCTGGCGGTGACCCGCTTCGGGCAATTGGATGTCGCCTTCAACAATGCGGGTACGTTGGGTGAAGCAGGCGCGAGCACCGAGGTCAGCGAAGCGGGCTGGAACGAGACGCTGGCGATCAACCTCACGGGCTCCTTCCTCGGGGCAAAACATCAGGTCGCGCAAATGTTGAAGAACGGCGGCGGCTCGGTGATCTTTACGTCCACCTTTGTCGGTCATTCCTTTGCGTTCCCTGGCGTGGCCGCCTACGCGGCCAGCAAGTCGGGTCTCATCGGACTCACGCAGGCGCTGGCCGCGGAGTTTGGCCCCCAAGGCGTTCGCGTGAATGCCGTGCTGCCTGGCGCCGTGGACACGGACATGTATCGGGATATGAACAACACGGCCGAATCCCAGGCTTTTGTCACGAACCTGCATGCGCTCAAGCGTGTTGCCACCCCAGAAGAACTGGCCCGCTCCGTGCTCTATTTCGCCTCGGACGACTCCGCCTTTGTCACCGGCACGGCATCCCTGGTGGATGGCGGCGCGTCGATCACACGCACTTAA
- a CDS encoding Rap1a/Tai family immunity protein: MKKMALLSAAVLSAAASLSASNAYADQAASIAVATWFLNVVHDHNGKQFCPSAATTIGQLADAVETYAKKHPDLDDEITDAVAIQALAQTYPCTAGRVAANSSHGQATN; encoded by the coding sequence ATGAAGAAGATGGCGCTGCTTTCCGCTGCGGTCTTGTCCGCTGCCGCCTCCCTATCAGCAAGCAATGCATACGCCGATCAGGCCGCGTCCATTGCCGTGGCCACGTGGTTTCTCAATGTGGTGCACGACCACAACGGCAAACAGTTCTGTCCGTCCGCCGCCACCACGATTGGTCAGCTGGCCGATGCCGTAGAGACCTACGCCAAGAAGCATCCCGATCTAGATGACGAGATCACCGACGCGGTGGCCATCCAAGCGCTTGCCCAAACCTATCCCTGCACGGCCGGCCGTGTGGCAGCAAATTCATCGCACGGCCAGGCGACGAACTGA